The DNA segment GTGGTCGCCGACGATCACGAACAGGGTTTCCTTGAAGTACGGCTCTTTACGCGCCTTCTCGAAGAACTGACCCAGTGCCCAGTCGGCGTAACGCATGGCGGTCAGGTGTTCGTTGAGGCTGCCACGATCGGTCACGCGCTCCACCGGCAATGGCGTCGGCAAGGCGTACGGCGTGTGGTTGGACAGGGTTTGCAGCAGCGCGTAGAACGGCTTGCCGTTTTCCCGTGCCTTCAGCTCCTGCAGACCACGGTCGAACATGTCCTGGTCGGACACGCCCCAGGTCGGATCGGAGAACACCGGATTGACGAAGTCGTTACGGCCAACGAAGTTGGTCATGCCCTGGTTGCTGAAGAAGCCCGACTGGTTGTCCCAGGCGAAGTCGCCGTTATAGACATACACGTCGTCATACTTGCGCGCGCTGAGCAACTGCGGCAGGCCGGACAGCTTGTGGCTGCCTTCCGGGGTCTGCATCAGGTATTCGAAGCCCGGCAGGTTCGGGAAGCACGCCATCGTGGCGAACATGCCCTGGTGGGTGTGAGTGCCGTTGGAGAAGAAACGGTCGAACAGCAGGCCTTCCTTCGACAGTTTGTCGAGGTACGGCGTGATGTTGCCCGGTGCGCCCAGGGCGCCCACCGAGTGACCGGCCATGCTTTCCATCAGGATCACGACCACGTTCTTGATCGGCAGGGTCTTGTCGGCCGGTGGCGTGTAGTCACGACGCACGGCAGCGATGTCGGCATCGACCAGTTTGTCGTCCGGCATCACCAGCATCTCGCGCACCACTTTCTGCGCCTGTTCCTGCGGCAGTGTGGCTTTCCAGATGTTGTCGCGATCCTCGCCCATGCGGTCCTTGGCGGCGGCGATCAGCGACAGCGTGCCGTTGAGACCCAACTGGTTGGCGAAGTTCGATTCGGTGGTGTAGACGTCACCCCAACGCAGCGGCGGGCCCTGACGCAGGGTGCCACGGGCAGCGACGACGCAGATCAGCAGGCAGACCACGAATACCGCGAGACGCGTGTACCACGGCGCCACCTGACGCGTACCGACGTTGCCGCCGCTGAACGGGCCGCGTGGACGGGTTGCACGGTCGGCGCCCTTGAAGGCCAAAGTCAGGATCACGGTGCCGACGACCCACGCCAGCAGGTAACGCACCACCGGGAAACCGTACCAGAGCATGCTCATCACGGTTTTCGGGTCTTCTTTCACGTACTGGAACACCAGGCCGTTGAGGCGCTGGTGGAACTCACGGTAGAAGTCCATCTCCATCAGGCCGAGGAACAGCGCGATGCTTGAGGCGACGGTCAGCCACAGACGGAAAAAGCCGCGCGCGGCCATCGCCCGGGCACTGAACAGTGCCAGCACCAGCGGAACGCAGACGTAGACCACCAGGCGCAGGTCGAAACGCAGGCCGTTGGCGAAAGCTTCGAGGAAGGTCGAAGCCGGGGTATCGAGGATCATCTCGCGGTTGTAGACCAGCAGCGCGAGGCGCAGCACGGAAAACATCACCATCATGACCAGGGCACACAGCAGCGTGTAGGCCAGATGCGATTTGACGGTCGGTTGCAGCAGGCGAGTGGAAGATCGCTGCTGATTCAGGGCGTCCGGGTTTGCCATGTCGTTTTAGGACCCATTGGAAGTTGAAGTTGCAAAATACGGCGGCGCCATGCCCTCTATTGGCCATTCCAGGCCCCGGGGCGTGCGCGGTGCG comes from the Pseudomonas sp. RSB 5.4 genome and includes:
- a CDS encoding LTA synthase family protein, which produces MANPDALNQQRSSTRLLQPTVKSHLAYTLLCALVMMVMFSVLRLALLVYNREMILDTPASTFLEAFANGLRFDLRLVVYVCVPLVLALFSARAMAARGFFRLWLTVASSIALFLGLMEMDFYREFHQRLNGLVFQYVKEDPKTVMSMLWYGFPVVRYLLAWVVGTVILTLAFKGADRATRPRGPFSGGNVGTRQVAPWYTRLAVFVVCLLICVVAARGTLRQGPPLRWGDVYTTESNFANQLGLNGTLSLIAAAKDRMGEDRDNIWKATLPQEQAQKVVREMLVMPDDKLVDADIAAVRRDYTPPADKTLPIKNVVVILMESMAGHSVGALGAPGNITPYLDKLSKEGLLFDRFFSNGTHTHQGMFATMACFPNLPGFEYLMQTPEGSHKLSGLPQLLSARKYDDVYVYNGDFAWDNQSGFFSNQGMTNFVGRNDFVNPVFSDPTWGVSDQDMFDRGLQELKARENGKPFYALLQTLSNHTPYALPTPLPVERVTDRGSLNEHLTAMRYADWALGQFFEKARKEPYFKETLFVIVGDHGFGNERQITEMDLGRFNVPMLMIAPGIQEKFGTRDHTVGTQIDIVPTIMGRLGGEVRHQCWGRDLLNLPAGDTGFGVIKPSGSEQTTAIVTADQILVLPKEKEMAPKIYQYQLGANPSAEIIPDAPRTAELKLKLEAFLQTATKSLMDNTAGVVNGKPD